A genomic stretch from Primulina huaijiensis isolate GDHJ02 chromosome 14, ASM1229523v2, whole genome shotgun sequence includes:
- the LOC140956707 gene encoding glutamate receptor 3.2-like isoform X2, giving the protein MDLNLLRVVVPLSLLFVLGLSQQNSSLGNVTFGAIFTFGSINGRVARIAMEAAVEDVNSDPRILGGRKLVLRTSDANFSGFRSIIGGLQYMAKDIVAVIGPQTSGMVHILSHLANALHVPMLSFTALEPTLSSLQYPYFIQTAPNDLYQMTAIADMVSYFGYKEVVVIYTDDDQSRGSMVALANKLGERLCRITYKAVLSPEALATPQEIRNELVKISLMESRVIVVHAFAAVGNIVFDMAHTLRMMENGYVWIATAWLSTVLDSLPVTRESAKSIQGVLTLRPHTPDSTRKRAFLSRWKKLSNGSVGLNPYGLYAYDTVLMIAKAVGEFLEGGGIISFSNDPILSSLGGSLNIGALSTFDGGKQLLVNILQTNMTGLTGQIAFQPDKSIIRPAFELLNVIGEGYKQIGYWSNYSGLSTVPPEILYNKPPNRSSASQQLEGVVWPGGTMVKPHGWVLPHNGRPLRIGIPDRVGYKEFVSKDEKTNEIHGYCIDVFLAAAELLPYALSHEFILFGDRHKNPSYSELVNLITTGVFDAAVGDITIVTNRTKIVDFTQPYIESGLLVVVPVRKQSSSAWAFLRPFTAPMWAVTGVFFIMVAVVVWILEHRINDEFRGPPRKQLITILWFGFSTMFFAHRENTMSTLGRMVLIIWLFAVLIITSSYTASLTSILTVQHMAPSIRGIESLITSNDRIGFQVGSFAEDYLNEELSIAKSRLVPLGSPEEYVDALRNRRVTAVVDERPYMELFLSSYCISKRLPFSAGHVNCDLNVVRKW; this is encoded by the exons ATGGATTTGAATTTGCTGAGGGTGGTGGTGCCTTTATCTCTTCtttttgttttgggattatCACAACAGAATTCAAGTCTAGGCAATGTTACATTTGGGGCTATTTTCACATTTGGTAGTATTAATGGGAGAGTGGCAAGGATTGCTATGGAGGCTGCTGTTGAAGATGTGAATTCTGATCCAAGAATTCTTGGAGGGAGAAAGCTAGTTCTCAGAACCTCCGATGCAAATTTCAGTGGTTTTCGAAGCATCATTGGAG GATTGCAATATATGGCAAAGGATATCGTAGCAGTTATTGGGCCTCAAACCTCTGGAATGGTTCATATTTTATCACACCTTGCAAATGCACTCCATGTCCCAATGTTGTCATTTACGGCCTTGGAGCCAACCCTTTCCTCTCTCCAGTACCCGTACTTCATTCAAACGGCACCGAACGACCTTTACCAAATGACAGCAATAGCTGATATGGTTAGTTATTTCGGTTATAAAGAAGTAGTGGTTATTTACACAGATGATGATCAGAGCCGGGGATCTATGGTTGCTCTAGCCAATAAGCTGGGTGAGAGGCTTTGTAGAATCACTTACAAGGCAGTGCTTTCTCCTGAAGCGTTAGCTACTCCACAAGAAATCAGGAACGAGTTAGTTAAGATTTCTCTGATGGAATCCCGGGTAATTGTTGTGCATGCTTTTGCTGCGGTTGGCAATATCGTTTTTGATATGGCTCATACACTAAGAATGATGGAGAATggatatgtttggatcgctacAGCTTGGCTCTCTACGGTGTTGGATTCTTTACCCGTAACCAGAGAATCTGCCAAATCAATTCAAGGGGTTCTCACGCTTCGTCCCCACACACCAGACTCTACAAGAAAAAGGGCTTTCTTGTCTCGATGGAAGAAATTAAGCAATGGTTCAGTAGGGCTGAATCCATACGGCCTATACGCTTACGATACTGTCTTGATGATTGCCAAAGCAGTGGGAGAATTTCTTGAAGGTGGTGGCATCATTTCCTTCTCAAATGACCCAATTTTGAGCAGTTTGGGAGGGAGCCTAAATATTGGTGCCTTGAGCACATTTGATGGAGGAAAGCAACTTCTTGTCAACATATTACAAACAAACATGACTGGTCTAACTGGCCAAATTGCATTCCAGCCTGATAAATCAATAATACGCCCAGCTTTTGAATTACTCAATGTAATAGGAGAGGGTTACAAGCAAATAGGCTATTGGTCTAATTACTCCGGTCTTTCTACAGTGCCTCCAGAGATTCTTTACAACAAACCACCTAATCGTTCAAGCGCGAGCCAACAGTTAGAAGGTGTTGTGTGGCCTGGAGGAACGATGGTCAAGCCACATGGATGGGTACTTCCGCACAACGGAAGACCGTTGAGAATCGGAATACCGGATCGAGTCGGTTACAAGGAATTTGTTTCTAAGGATGAAAAAACCAACGAGATCCATGGATATTGCATTGATGTTTTTCTTGCCGCTGCAGAGTTACTTCCCTATGCGCTATCTCATGAATTCATCCTGTTCGGAGATAGACATAAGAATCCAAGCTACTCAGAGCTCGTTAATTTGATCACAACTGGT GTCTTTGATGCAGCTGTTGGTGACATTACTATCGTAACCAACCGCACAAAAATTGTGGATTTTACTCAACCTTACATTGAGTCAGGGCTTCTTGTGGTGGTACCAGTAAGAAAGCAGAGCTCAAGTGCTTGGGCTTTCTTGCGGCCATTTACTGCACCAATGTGGGCGGTCACGGGGGTGTTTTTCATCATGGTTGCAGTTGTAGTTTGGATTTTGGAACACAGAATAAATGACGAATTCCGTGGTCCTCCTAGGAAACAGCTCATCACAATTTTATG GTTTGGCTTCTCAACTATGTTCTTTGCTCACA GAGAAAATACTATGAGCACACTTGGTCGGATGGTTCTAATCATCTGGCTTTTTGCCGTTTTAATCATCACCTCCAGCTACACTGCTAGCTTGACCTCTATACTGACCGTGCAACATATGGCCCCATCGATCAGAGGAATCGAGTCATTGATAACAAGCAATGACCGTATAGGATTCCAAGTTGGATCTTTTGCAGAAGATTATTTAAATGAGGAACTCAGCATAGCGAAATCGAGGCTCGTTCCTCTTGGATCACCAGAAGAATATGTGGATGCCTTAAGGAACAGAAGAGTTACTGCAGTCGTAGATGAACGTCCTTACATGGAACTATTCCTCTCAAGCTACT GCATTTCCAAGAGACTCCCCTTTAGCGCTGGACATGTCAACTGCGATCTTAACGTTGTCAGAAAATGGTGA
- the LOC140957421 gene encoding glutamate receptor 3.2-like isoform X1 produces MSNLSFFYYSASGLKLFHLLLQLLLRSFHDMNMIRMNLNLLRVMVPLSFLFTVVLSEMNSRPDIVRIGAIFTFGSINGRVAKIAMQAAVEDVNSDPRILGGRKLVLETHDSNYSGFLGFIGGLQFMETDTVAIIGPQSSGMAHILSNLANELHVPMLSFTALDPSLSSLQFPYFVQTAPNDLYQMTAIADMVSYFGYTEVVAIYTDDEQSRGTIIALGDKLAERRCKISYKAILSPEALATPQEIMNELVKVSLTESRVIVVHAFAVVGLKVFDLAHRLKMENGYVWIATAWLSTVLDSLPVSGGAAKSIQGALTIRPHTPDTTRKKTFVSRWKKLSNGSIGLNPYGLYAYDTVLMIANAVREFLDRGEVISFSNDSIMSGWGEGVLNIGALSRFDGGKQLLANILLTNMTGLTGQIAFQPDKSMIRPAFDILNVNGQGYKQIGYWSNYSGLSIVPPEILYNKAPNRSSANQKLHSVTWPGRTTVKPPGWVFQHNGRPLRIGIPDRVSYKAFVSEDEKTNEIHGYCIDVFLAAIELLPYAVPHEFILFGDKHKNPSYSELVNSITTGVFDAAVGDIAIVTNRTKIVDFTQPYIESGLVVVVPVRKQSSSAWAFLRPFTTPMWVVTGAFFIMVGVVVWILEHRMNKDFRGPPKKQLITILWFGFSTMFFAHRENTLSALGRMVLVIWLFVVLIITSSYTASLTSFLTVQQLAPSIRGIDSLIASNYHIGFQVGSFAEDYLYEELSIAKSRLVPLGSPEEYADALRNGRVSAIVDERPYMELFLSNHCKFQVVGQEFTKSGWGFAFPRDSPLAMDMSTAILTLSENGELEKIHDKWLKTRACGQGNQTVSDKLQLNSFWGLFLICGTACFFALIIYFCKMLRKFNRYFARASEPSTQNDGSRIQRFLSFVDEKEEVLKNKLKRKHSEATSSGDSQELRSTNEIKSDILAERLNGNTYFH; encoded by the exons ATGTcaaatttgtcatttttctaCTATTCAGCAAGTGGGCTCAAGCTATTCCACCTGCTGTTGCAACTTTTGTTGCGTTCTTTccatgatatgaatatgatacg GATGAATTTGAATTTGCTGCGGGTGATGGTGCCTTTGTCTTTTCTTTTCACTGTGGTACTATCAGAAATGAATTCAAGACCAGATATTGTGAGGATTGGGGCTATTTTCACATTTGGTAGTATCAATGGGAGAGTGGCAAAGATTGCGATGCAAGCTGCTGTTGAAGATGTGAACTCTGATCCAAGAATTCTTGGAGGGAGGAAGCTAGTTCTCGAAACACATGATTCGAATTACAGTGGCTTTCTAGGCTTCATTGGAG GCTTGCAGTTTATGGAGACAGATACCGTGGCAATTATTGGACCTCAATCCTCTGGAATGGCTCATATTTTATCAAACCTTGCAAATGAACTCCATGTCCCAATGCTGTCATTCACGGCCCTGGATCCAAGCCTTTCCTCTCTGCAATTCCCCTACTTCGTTCAAACGGCGCCGAATGACCTTTACCAAATGACAGCAATAGCTGATATGGTTAGCTATTTCGGTTACACAGAGGTGGTAGCTATTTACACAGATGATGAGCAGAGCCGGGGAACTATAATAGCTTTGGGGGATAAGCTGGCCGAGAGGCGTTGTAAGATCTCATACAAAGCAATACTTTCTCCTGAAGCGTTAGCTACTCCACAAGAAATCATGAACGAGTTAGTTAAGGTTTCTCTAACGGAATCCAGAGTAATTGTTGTGCACGCATTCGCTGTAGTTGGCCTTAAGGTTTTTGATTTGGCTCATAGACTAAAAATGGAGAATggatatgtttggatcgctacAGCTTGGCTCTCTACGGTGTTAGATTCCTTACCGGTTTCAGGAGGAGCTGCCAAATCAATTCAAGGGGCTCTCACTATTCGCCCCCACACGCcagacactacaagaaaaaagactTTCGTGTCTCGATGGAAGAAATTAAGCAATGGTTCGATAGGGTTGAATCCTTATGGTTTATATGCTTACGATACAGTCTTGATGATTGCTAATGCAGTGAGAGAATTTCTTGATCGTGGTGAGGTCATTTCCTTCTCAAATGACTCGATTATGAGCGGTTGGGGAGAAGGGGTCCTGAATATTGGTGCCTTAAGCAGATTTGATGGAGGGAAACAACTTCTTGCCAACATACTACTGACAAACATGACTGGCCTAACTGGCCAAATTGCTTTCCAGCCTGATAAATCCATGATACGTCCAGCTTTTGATATCCTCAATGTAAATGGACAGGGTTACAAGCAAATAGGCTATTGGTCTAATTACTCCGGCCTTTCTATAGTCCCTCCAGAGATTCTTTACAATAAAGCACCTAACCGTTCGAGTGCAAACCAAAAATTACACAGCGTTACATGGCCTGGAAGAACGACAGTCAAGCCACCTGGGTGGGTATTTCAACACAATGGAAGACCGTTAAGAATCGGAATACCAGATCGAGTCAGTTACAAAGCATTTGTCTCTGAGGATGAAAAGACCAACGAGATCCATGGATATTGCATAGATGTTTTTCTTGCTGCCATAGAGTTACTTCCTTATGCAGTGCCTCATGAATTCATCCTGTTCGGAGATAAACATAAGAATCCAAGCTACTCAGAGCTCGTAAATTCGATCACTACTGGT GTCTTTGATGCAGCTGTTGGTGATATTGCTATTGTGACGAACCGTACAAAGATTGTGGACTTTACTCAGCCTTACATTGAATCAGGGCTTGTTGTGGTTGTACCAGTAAGAAAGCAGAGCTCAAGTGCTTGGGCTTTCTTGCGGCCATTCACAACGCCAATGTGGGTGGTCACAGGGGCTTTTTTCATAATGGTTGGAGTAGTAGTTTGGATTTTGGAACACAGAATGAATAAAGACTTCCGTGGTCCACCCAAGAAACAACTCATCACCATTTTATG GTTTGGCTTCTCAACTATGTTCTTTGCACACA GAGAAAATACTTTGAGCGCACTTGGTCGAATGGTTCTAGTCATCTGGCTTTTTGTCGTTTTGATAATCACCTCTAGCTACACGGCTAGCTTGACTTCTTTTCTAACTGTGCAACAGTTAGCCCCGTCAATCAGAGGAATCGATTCTTTGATCGCAAGTAATTACCATATAGGATTCCAAGTTGGATCTTTTGCAGAAGATTATTTATATGAGGAACTCAGCATTGCTAAATCGAGGCTCGTTCCTCTGGGATCACCAGAAGAATATGCAGATGCCTTAAGGAACGGAAGAGTTTCTGCGATCGTGGATGAACGTCCATACATGGAATTATTCCTCTCAAACCACTGCAAGTTCCAAGTCGTGGGACAAGAGTTCACGAAAAGTGGGTGGGGATTT GCATTTCCAAGAGACTCCCCTTTAGCCATGGACATGTCCACCGCGATCTTGACGTTATCAGAAAATGGCGAACTTGAAAAAATACATGACAAATGGCTGAAAACACGAGCTTGCGGCCAGGGAAACCAAACAGTATCAGACAAACTGCAGCTAAATAGCTTCTGGGGACTTTTCCTTATATGTGGAACTGCATGCTTTTTTGCTCTCATAATCTATTTCTGCAAGATGCTAAGAAAGTTTAACCGATATTTTGCTCGCGCATCAGAACCTTCGACACAGAATGATGGTTCACGAATCCAAAGATTCTTATCCTTTGTCGATGAAAAGGAAGAGGTGTTGAAGAACAAGTTGAAAAGGAAGCACTCGGAAGCAACATCTAGTGGTGATTCCCAAGAACTTCGATCTACTAATGAAATTAAATCTGACATTTTAGCTGAGAGGCTTAATGGCAATACTTATTTTCACTAA
- the LOC140957421 gene encoding glutamate receptor 3.2-like isoform X2, producing the protein MNLNLLRVMVPLSFLFTVVLSEMNSRPDIVRIGAIFTFGSINGRVAKIAMQAAVEDVNSDPRILGGRKLVLETHDSNYSGFLGFIGGLQFMETDTVAIIGPQSSGMAHILSNLANELHVPMLSFTALDPSLSSLQFPYFVQTAPNDLYQMTAIADMVSYFGYTEVVAIYTDDEQSRGTIIALGDKLAERRCKISYKAILSPEALATPQEIMNELVKVSLTESRVIVVHAFAVVGLKVFDLAHRLKMENGYVWIATAWLSTVLDSLPVSGGAAKSIQGALTIRPHTPDTTRKKTFVSRWKKLSNGSIGLNPYGLYAYDTVLMIANAVREFLDRGEVISFSNDSIMSGWGEGVLNIGALSRFDGGKQLLANILLTNMTGLTGQIAFQPDKSMIRPAFDILNVNGQGYKQIGYWSNYSGLSIVPPEILYNKAPNRSSANQKLHSVTWPGRTTVKPPGWVFQHNGRPLRIGIPDRVSYKAFVSEDEKTNEIHGYCIDVFLAAIELLPYAVPHEFILFGDKHKNPSYSELVNSITTGVFDAAVGDIAIVTNRTKIVDFTQPYIESGLVVVVPVRKQSSSAWAFLRPFTTPMWVVTGAFFIMVGVVVWILEHRMNKDFRGPPKKQLITILWFGFSTMFFAHRENTLSALGRMVLVIWLFVVLIITSSYTASLTSFLTVQQLAPSIRGIDSLIASNYHIGFQVGSFAEDYLYEELSIAKSRLVPLGSPEEYADALRNGRVSAIVDERPYMELFLSNHCKFQVVGQEFTKSGWGFAFPRDSPLAMDMSTAILTLSENGELEKIHDKWLKTRACGQGNQTVSDKLQLNSFWGLFLICGTACFFALIIYFCKMLRKFNRYFARASEPSTQNDGSRIQRFLSFVDEKEEVLKNKLKRKHSEATSSGDSQELRSTNEIKSDILAERLNGNTYFH; encoded by the exons ATGAATTTGAATTTGCTGCGGGTGATGGTGCCTTTGTCTTTTCTTTTCACTGTGGTACTATCAGAAATGAATTCAAGACCAGATATTGTGAGGATTGGGGCTATTTTCACATTTGGTAGTATCAATGGGAGAGTGGCAAAGATTGCGATGCAAGCTGCTGTTGAAGATGTGAACTCTGATCCAAGAATTCTTGGAGGGAGGAAGCTAGTTCTCGAAACACATGATTCGAATTACAGTGGCTTTCTAGGCTTCATTGGAG GCTTGCAGTTTATGGAGACAGATACCGTGGCAATTATTGGACCTCAATCCTCTGGAATGGCTCATATTTTATCAAACCTTGCAAATGAACTCCATGTCCCAATGCTGTCATTCACGGCCCTGGATCCAAGCCTTTCCTCTCTGCAATTCCCCTACTTCGTTCAAACGGCGCCGAATGACCTTTACCAAATGACAGCAATAGCTGATATGGTTAGCTATTTCGGTTACACAGAGGTGGTAGCTATTTACACAGATGATGAGCAGAGCCGGGGAACTATAATAGCTTTGGGGGATAAGCTGGCCGAGAGGCGTTGTAAGATCTCATACAAAGCAATACTTTCTCCTGAAGCGTTAGCTACTCCACAAGAAATCATGAACGAGTTAGTTAAGGTTTCTCTAACGGAATCCAGAGTAATTGTTGTGCACGCATTCGCTGTAGTTGGCCTTAAGGTTTTTGATTTGGCTCATAGACTAAAAATGGAGAATggatatgtttggatcgctacAGCTTGGCTCTCTACGGTGTTAGATTCCTTACCGGTTTCAGGAGGAGCTGCCAAATCAATTCAAGGGGCTCTCACTATTCGCCCCCACACGCcagacactacaagaaaaaagactTTCGTGTCTCGATGGAAGAAATTAAGCAATGGTTCGATAGGGTTGAATCCTTATGGTTTATATGCTTACGATACAGTCTTGATGATTGCTAATGCAGTGAGAGAATTTCTTGATCGTGGTGAGGTCATTTCCTTCTCAAATGACTCGATTATGAGCGGTTGGGGAGAAGGGGTCCTGAATATTGGTGCCTTAAGCAGATTTGATGGAGGGAAACAACTTCTTGCCAACATACTACTGACAAACATGACTGGCCTAACTGGCCAAATTGCTTTCCAGCCTGATAAATCCATGATACGTCCAGCTTTTGATATCCTCAATGTAAATGGACAGGGTTACAAGCAAATAGGCTATTGGTCTAATTACTCCGGCCTTTCTATAGTCCCTCCAGAGATTCTTTACAATAAAGCACCTAACCGTTCGAGTGCAAACCAAAAATTACACAGCGTTACATGGCCTGGAAGAACGACAGTCAAGCCACCTGGGTGGGTATTTCAACACAATGGAAGACCGTTAAGAATCGGAATACCAGATCGAGTCAGTTACAAAGCATTTGTCTCTGAGGATGAAAAGACCAACGAGATCCATGGATATTGCATAGATGTTTTTCTTGCTGCCATAGAGTTACTTCCTTATGCAGTGCCTCATGAATTCATCCTGTTCGGAGATAAACATAAGAATCCAAGCTACTCAGAGCTCGTAAATTCGATCACTACTGGT GTCTTTGATGCAGCTGTTGGTGATATTGCTATTGTGACGAACCGTACAAAGATTGTGGACTTTACTCAGCCTTACATTGAATCAGGGCTTGTTGTGGTTGTACCAGTAAGAAAGCAGAGCTCAAGTGCTTGGGCTTTCTTGCGGCCATTCACAACGCCAATGTGGGTGGTCACAGGGGCTTTTTTCATAATGGTTGGAGTAGTAGTTTGGATTTTGGAACACAGAATGAATAAAGACTTCCGTGGTCCACCCAAGAAACAACTCATCACCATTTTATG GTTTGGCTTCTCAACTATGTTCTTTGCACACA GAGAAAATACTTTGAGCGCACTTGGTCGAATGGTTCTAGTCATCTGGCTTTTTGTCGTTTTGATAATCACCTCTAGCTACACGGCTAGCTTGACTTCTTTTCTAACTGTGCAACAGTTAGCCCCGTCAATCAGAGGAATCGATTCTTTGATCGCAAGTAATTACCATATAGGATTCCAAGTTGGATCTTTTGCAGAAGATTATTTATATGAGGAACTCAGCATTGCTAAATCGAGGCTCGTTCCTCTGGGATCACCAGAAGAATATGCAGATGCCTTAAGGAACGGAAGAGTTTCTGCGATCGTGGATGAACGTCCATACATGGAATTATTCCTCTCAAACCACTGCAAGTTCCAAGTCGTGGGACAAGAGTTCACGAAAAGTGGGTGGGGATTT GCATTTCCAAGAGACTCCCCTTTAGCCATGGACATGTCCACCGCGATCTTGACGTTATCAGAAAATGGCGAACTTGAAAAAATACATGACAAATGGCTGAAAACACGAGCTTGCGGCCAGGGAAACCAAACAGTATCAGACAAACTGCAGCTAAATAGCTTCTGGGGACTTTTCCTTATATGTGGAACTGCATGCTTTTTTGCTCTCATAATCTATTTCTGCAAGATGCTAAGAAAGTTTAACCGATATTTTGCTCGCGCATCAGAACCTTCGACACAGAATGATGGTTCACGAATCCAAAGATTCTTATCCTTTGTCGATGAAAAGGAAGAGGTGTTGAAGAACAAGTTGAAAAGGAAGCACTCGGAAGCAACATCTAGTGGTGATTCCCAAGAACTTCGATCTACTAATGAAATTAAATCTGACATTTTAGCTGAGAGGCTTAATGGCAATACTTATTTTCACTAA
- the LOC140956707 gene encoding glutamate receptor 3.2-like isoform X1, whose protein sequence is MDLNLLRVVVPLSLLFVLGLSQQNSSLGNVTFGAIFTFGSINGRVARIAMEAAVEDVNSDPRILGGRKLVLRTSDANFSGFRSIIGGLQYMAKDIVAVIGPQTSGMVHILSHLANALHVPMLSFTALEPTLSSLQYPYFIQTAPNDLYQMTAIADMVSYFGYKEVVVIYTDDDQSRGSMVALANKLGERLCRITYKAVLSPEALATPQEIRNELVKISLMESRVIVVHAFAAVGNIVFDMAHTLRMMENGYVWIATAWLSTVLDSLPVTRESAKSIQGVLTLRPHTPDSTRKRAFLSRWKKLSNGSVGLNPYGLYAYDTVLMIAKAVGEFLEGGGIISFSNDPILSSLGGSLNIGALSTFDGGKQLLVNILQTNMTGLTGQIAFQPDKSIIRPAFELLNVIGEGYKQIGYWSNYSGLSTVPPEILYNKPPNRSSASQQLEGVVWPGGTMVKPHGWVLPHNGRPLRIGIPDRVGYKEFVSKDEKTNEIHGYCIDVFLAAAELLPYALSHEFILFGDRHKNPSYSELVNLITTGVFDAAVGDITIVTNRTKIVDFTQPYIESGLLVVVPVRKQSSSAWAFLRPFTAPMWAVTGVFFIMVAVVVWILEHRINDEFRGPPRKQLITILWFGFSTMFFAHRENTMSTLGRMVLIIWLFAVLIITSSYTASLTSILTVQHMAPSIRGIESLITSNDRIGFQVGSFAEDYLNEELSIAKSRLVPLGSPEEYVDALRNRRVTAVVDERPYMELFLSSYCEFQAVGHEFTKSGWGFAFPRDSPLALDMSTAILTLSENGELKKIRDKWLKVRGCSQANTSGSNRFQLDSFWGLFIICGTACSLALIIYLCKIIRKFNRYFAHESEPITPNNSRSSRIQRFLSFADEKEEDLKRRLKRNHSSTISRGDSEEHGSSSGTKSEILVQRPNGNTYFQYS, encoded by the exons ATGGATTTGAATTTGCTGAGGGTGGTGGTGCCTTTATCTCTTCtttttgttttgggattatCACAACAGAATTCAAGTCTAGGCAATGTTACATTTGGGGCTATTTTCACATTTGGTAGTATTAATGGGAGAGTGGCAAGGATTGCTATGGAGGCTGCTGTTGAAGATGTGAATTCTGATCCAAGAATTCTTGGAGGGAGAAAGCTAGTTCTCAGAACCTCCGATGCAAATTTCAGTGGTTTTCGAAGCATCATTGGAG GATTGCAATATATGGCAAAGGATATCGTAGCAGTTATTGGGCCTCAAACCTCTGGAATGGTTCATATTTTATCACACCTTGCAAATGCACTCCATGTCCCAATGTTGTCATTTACGGCCTTGGAGCCAACCCTTTCCTCTCTCCAGTACCCGTACTTCATTCAAACGGCACCGAACGACCTTTACCAAATGACAGCAATAGCTGATATGGTTAGTTATTTCGGTTATAAAGAAGTAGTGGTTATTTACACAGATGATGATCAGAGCCGGGGATCTATGGTTGCTCTAGCCAATAAGCTGGGTGAGAGGCTTTGTAGAATCACTTACAAGGCAGTGCTTTCTCCTGAAGCGTTAGCTACTCCACAAGAAATCAGGAACGAGTTAGTTAAGATTTCTCTGATGGAATCCCGGGTAATTGTTGTGCATGCTTTTGCTGCGGTTGGCAATATCGTTTTTGATATGGCTCATACACTAAGAATGATGGAGAATggatatgtttggatcgctacAGCTTGGCTCTCTACGGTGTTGGATTCTTTACCCGTAACCAGAGAATCTGCCAAATCAATTCAAGGGGTTCTCACGCTTCGTCCCCACACACCAGACTCTACAAGAAAAAGGGCTTTCTTGTCTCGATGGAAGAAATTAAGCAATGGTTCAGTAGGGCTGAATCCATACGGCCTATACGCTTACGATACTGTCTTGATGATTGCCAAAGCAGTGGGAGAATTTCTTGAAGGTGGTGGCATCATTTCCTTCTCAAATGACCCAATTTTGAGCAGTTTGGGAGGGAGCCTAAATATTGGTGCCTTGAGCACATTTGATGGAGGAAAGCAACTTCTTGTCAACATATTACAAACAAACATGACTGGTCTAACTGGCCAAATTGCATTCCAGCCTGATAAATCAATAATACGCCCAGCTTTTGAATTACTCAATGTAATAGGAGAGGGTTACAAGCAAATAGGCTATTGGTCTAATTACTCCGGTCTTTCTACAGTGCCTCCAGAGATTCTTTACAACAAACCACCTAATCGTTCAAGCGCGAGCCAACAGTTAGAAGGTGTTGTGTGGCCTGGAGGAACGATGGTCAAGCCACATGGATGGGTACTTCCGCACAACGGAAGACCGTTGAGAATCGGAATACCGGATCGAGTCGGTTACAAGGAATTTGTTTCTAAGGATGAAAAAACCAACGAGATCCATGGATATTGCATTGATGTTTTTCTTGCCGCTGCAGAGTTACTTCCCTATGCGCTATCTCATGAATTCATCCTGTTCGGAGATAGACATAAGAATCCAAGCTACTCAGAGCTCGTTAATTTGATCACAACTGGT GTCTTTGATGCAGCTGTTGGTGACATTACTATCGTAACCAACCGCACAAAAATTGTGGATTTTACTCAACCTTACATTGAGTCAGGGCTTCTTGTGGTGGTACCAGTAAGAAAGCAGAGCTCAAGTGCTTGGGCTTTCTTGCGGCCATTTACTGCACCAATGTGGGCGGTCACGGGGGTGTTTTTCATCATGGTTGCAGTTGTAGTTTGGATTTTGGAACACAGAATAAATGACGAATTCCGTGGTCCTCCTAGGAAACAGCTCATCACAATTTTATG GTTTGGCTTCTCAACTATGTTCTTTGCTCACA GAGAAAATACTATGAGCACACTTGGTCGGATGGTTCTAATCATCTGGCTTTTTGCCGTTTTAATCATCACCTCCAGCTACACTGCTAGCTTGACCTCTATACTGACCGTGCAACATATGGCCCCATCGATCAGAGGAATCGAGTCATTGATAACAAGCAATGACCGTATAGGATTCCAAGTTGGATCTTTTGCAGAAGATTATTTAAATGAGGAACTCAGCATAGCGAAATCGAGGCTCGTTCCTCTTGGATCACCAGAAGAATATGTGGATGCCTTAAGGAACAGAAGAGTTACTGCAGTCGTAGATGAACGTCCTTACATGGAACTATTCCTCTCAAGCTACTGTGAGTTCCAAGCTGTGGGACATGAGTTCACTAAAAGTGGTTGGGGATTC GCATTTCCAAGAGACTCCCCTTTAGCGCTGGACATGTCAACTGCGATCTTAACGTTGTCAGAAAATGGTGAGCTTAAAAAAATACGGGACAAATGGCTGAAAGTACGAGGTTGCAGCCAGGCAAATACTTCAGGATCAAACAGATTTCAGTTAGATAGCTTTTGGGGACTTTTCATTATATGTGGAACGGCATGCTCTCTTGCTCTTATAATCTATTTATGCAAGATCATAAGAAAGTTCAACAGATATTTTGCTCACGAATCAGAACCAATCACACCGAACAATTCACGGTCCTCACGAATCCAAAGATTCTTGTCGTTTGCCGATGAAAAGGAAGAAGATTTGAAGAGAAGGTTGAAAAGGAATCACTCGTCGACTATATCCAGAGGTGATTCTGAAGAACATGGATCTTCAAGTGGAACTAAATCTGAAATTTTAGTCCAGAGGCCTAATGGCAAtacttattttcaatattcttAA